The following proteins come from a genomic window of Streptomyces sp. GS7:
- a CDS encoding CTP synthase, translating to MPPKSTTTKHLFVTGGVASSLGKGLTASSLGALLKARGLRVTMQKLDPYLNVDPGTMNPFQHGEVFVTNDGAETDLDIGHYERFLDVDLDGSANVTTGQVYNTVIAKERRGEYLGDTVQVIPHITNEIKHRIRRMATDDVDVVITEVGGTVGDIESLPFLETVRQVRHEVGRDNVFVVHISLLPYIGPSGELKTKPTQHSVAALRNIGIQPDAIVLRADREVPTAIKRKISLMCDVDEAAVIACPDAPSIYDIPKVVHAEGLDAYVVRKLDLPFRDVDWTQWADLLDRVHNPDHEVRVALVGKYIDLPDAYLSVTEALRAGGFANRARVKVKWVTSDDCKTPAGAAEQLADCDAVCIPGGFGDRGVDGKVGAITYARENKLPLLGLCLGLQCVVIEAARNLAGIEGANSTEFDPAAAHPVISTMAEQMDIVAGEGDMGGTMRLGMYPAKLAEGSIVRETYDDQPYVEERHRHRYEVNNAYRGELEKKAGLVFSGTSPDNKLVEYVEYPREVHPYLVATQAHPELRSRPTRPHPLFAGLVKAAVQRQQSARKPGAAK from the coding sequence ATGCCGCCCAAATCCACGACGACCAAGCACCTCTTCGTCACGGGGGGCGTCGCCTCCTCGCTCGGCAAGGGGCTCACGGCCTCCAGCCTGGGTGCACTCCTGAAGGCGCGCGGCCTGCGGGTCACGATGCAGAAGCTCGACCCGTACCTGAACGTCGACCCCGGGACGATGAACCCGTTCCAGCACGGCGAGGTCTTCGTCACCAACGACGGTGCCGAGACCGACCTGGACATCGGCCACTACGAGCGCTTCCTGGACGTCGACCTCGACGGCTCCGCGAACGTCACCACCGGCCAGGTCTACAACACCGTGATCGCCAAGGAGCGGCGCGGCGAGTACCTCGGCGACACCGTGCAGGTCATCCCGCACATCACCAACGAGATCAAGCACCGCATCCGGCGGATGGCGACCGACGACGTCGACGTCGTGATCACCGAGGTCGGTGGCACGGTCGGCGACATCGAGTCGCTGCCGTTCCTGGAGACCGTCCGCCAGGTCCGCCACGAGGTCGGCCGGGACAACGTCTTCGTCGTGCACATCTCGCTGCTCCCGTACATCGGCCCGTCCGGCGAGCTGAAGACCAAGCCGACCCAGCACTCGGTCGCCGCGCTGCGCAACATCGGCATCCAGCCCGACGCGATCGTGCTGCGCGCCGACCGCGAGGTCCCCACCGCCATCAAGCGCAAGATCTCGCTGATGTGCGACGTCGACGAGGCCGCGGTCATCGCCTGCCCGGACGCCCCGTCGATCTACGACATCCCCAAGGTCGTGCACGCCGAGGGCCTGGACGCGTACGTGGTCCGCAAGCTGGACCTGCCGTTCCGCGACGTGGACTGGACCCAGTGGGCGGACCTGCTCGACCGCGTCCACAACCCCGACCACGAGGTCAGGGTCGCGCTGGTCGGCAAGTACATCGACCTGCCGGACGCCTACCTCTCGGTCACCGAGGCGCTGCGCGCCGGCGGCTTCGCCAACCGTGCCCGCGTGAAGGTGAAGTGGGTCACCTCCGACGACTGCAAGACCCCGGCCGGCGCCGCCGAGCAGCTCGCCGACTGCGACGCGGTCTGCATCCCCGGCGGCTTCGGCGACCGCGGTGTGGACGGCAAGGTCGGCGCGATCACCTACGCCCGGGAGAACAAGCTCCCGCTGCTCGGCCTCTGCCTGGGCCTGCAGTGCGTGGTCATCGAGGCGGCCCGCAACCTGGCCGGCATCGAGGGCGCCAACTCCACCGAGTTCGACCCGGCCGCGGCCCACCCGGTGATCTCCACGATGGCCGAGCAGATGGACATCGTCGCGGGCGAGGGCGACATGGGCGGCACCATGCGGCTGGGCATGTACCCGGCCAAGCTCGCCGAGGGTTCGATCGTGCGCGAGACCTACGACGACCAGCCCTACGTCGAGGAGCGGCACCGCCACCGCTACGAGGTCAACAACGCCTACCGCGGCGAGCTGGAGAAGAAGGCCGGCCTGGTCTTCTCCGGCACCTCCCCGGACAACAAGCTGGTCGAGTACGTCGAGTACCCGCGCGAGGTCCACCCCTACCTGGTCGCCACCCAGGCGCACCCGGAGCTGCGGTCCCGCCCGACCCGCCCGCACCCGCTCTTCGCCGGCCTGGTGAAGGCGGCCGTGCAGCGGCAGCAGTCCGCGCGGAAGCCGGGCGCCGCGAAGTAG
- a CDS encoding glycoside hydrolase family 15 protein has product MHVAGRIEDYALIGDMQTAALVCRDGTVDWLCLPRFDSPAVFAGLLGTEEHGFWRMGPVNGKGPKQADRRRYRGDSLVLESEWDTPRGTVRVIDFMPPRDGAPQVIRIVEGVSGRVPMRSELRMRFAYGWVVPWVHKVEGRTVAVAGPDSVWLDTSVDTYGKDLTTYSDFTVSPGERIAFTLSWEPSHKQPPAVADPEGSLEATEDFWREWVEHCTYHGPYRDAVVRSLITLKALTYAPTGGIVAAPTTSLPECIGGIRNWDYRFTWLRDAAITLSSLLRTGYREEARAWREWLLRAVAGDPENLQIMYGIAGERELGENELNWLPGYENSRPVRVGNGAAGQLQLDVYGEVTEALHLAHMTGLSRNDYASLLQIKLIQWVEKHWDEPDEGIWEVRGPRRHFVHSKVMTWVAVDRTVKLIESGDVDGPLERWKDLRETIHRDVCEKGYDKERNTFTQSYGSQELDASLLLIPQMGFLPPDDKRVIGTIEAIQRELGTEDGFVLRYPTAGEGLGVDGLEGDEGAFLACSFWLADDLAMIGRVEEARKLFEKLLSLRNDLGLLAEEWDPRLKRQVGNFPQAFSHVPLIDTALRLTASGAYGG; this is encoded by the coding sequence ATGCACGTGGCCGGGCGCATCGAGGACTACGCACTTATCGGCGATATGCAGACCGCCGCTCTCGTGTGCCGGGACGGCACGGTCGACTGGCTGTGCCTGCCCCGCTTCGACTCGCCGGCGGTCTTCGCGGGGCTGCTGGGCACCGAGGAGCACGGCTTCTGGCGGATGGGCCCGGTCAACGGCAAGGGCCCGAAGCAGGCCGACCGTCGCCGCTACCGAGGGGATTCACTCGTTCTGGAATCCGAGTGGGACACCCCCCGCGGTACCGTCCGGGTGATCGACTTCATGCCGCCGCGGGACGGTGCGCCGCAGGTGATCCGCATCGTGGAGGGCGTCAGCGGCCGGGTCCCGATGCGCTCGGAGCTGCGGATGCGGTTCGCGTACGGCTGGGTGGTGCCGTGGGTGCACAAGGTCGAAGGCCGGACGGTGGCGGTCGCCGGACCCGACTCGGTGTGGCTGGACACGTCCGTGGACACGTACGGCAAGGATCTGACGACGTACTCCGACTTCACCGTGTCGCCCGGGGAGCGGATCGCGTTCACGCTCAGCTGGGAGCCCTCGCACAAGCAGCCGCCGGCCGTGGCGGATCCGGAGGGGTCGCTGGAGGCGACCGAGGATTTCTGGCGCGAATGGGTCGAGCACTGCACCTATCACGGGCCGTACCGGGACGCGGTGGTGCGCTCGCTGATCACGCTGAAGGCGCTCACGTACGCGCCGACCGGCGGGATCGTGGCGGCGCCGACCACGTCGCTGCCGGAGTGCATCGGCGGGATCCGCAACTGGGACTACCGCTTCACCTGGCTGCGGGACGCGGCGATCACCCTGTCGTCGCTGCTGCGCACCGGCTACCGCGAGGAGGCGCGGGCCTGGCGGGAGTGGCTGCTGCGCGCGGTGGCCGGCGACCCGGAGAACCTCCAGATCATGTACGGCATCGCCGGTGAGCGGGAGCTGGGCGAGAACGAGCTCAACTGGCTTCCCGGATACGAGAATTCGCGTCCCGTACGGGTCGGCAACGGCGCCGCGGGGCAGCTCCAGCTGGACGTCTACGGCGAGGTCACCGAGGCACTGCACCTGGCGCACATGACCGGCCTGTCCCGCAACGACTACGCCTCGCTGCTCCAGATCAAGCTGATCCAGTGGGTGGAGAAGCACTGGGACGAGCCGGACGAGGGCATCTGGGAGGTCCGCGGTCCGCGCCGGCACTTCGTGCACTCCAAGGTGATGACCTGGGTCGCGGTCGACCGCACGGTCAAGCTGATCGAGTCCGGGGACGTGGACGGGCCGCTGGAGCGGTGGAAGGACCTGCGCGAGACCATCCACCGGGACGTCTGCGAGAAGGGCTACGACAAGGAGCGCAACACCTTCACCCAGTCCTACGGCTCCCAGGAGCTGGACGCGTCGCTGCTGCTGATCCCGCAGATGGGCTTCCTGCCGCCGGACGACAAGCGCGTCATCGGCACCATCGAGGCCATCCAGCGGGAGCTGGGCACCGAGGACGGCTTCGTCCTGCGCTATCCGACGGCCGGTGAGGGGCTGGGCGTGGACGGCCTCGAAGGGGACGAAGGGGCCTTCCTGGCCTGCTCGTTCTGGCTGGCGGACGATCTGGCGATGATCGGCCGGGTGGAGGAGGCCCGCAAGCTCTTCGAGAAGCTGCTCTCGCTCCGCAACGACCTGGGGCTGCTGGCGGAGGAGTGGGACCCCCGGCTCAAGCGGCAGGTGGGGAACTTCCCGCAGGCGTTCAGCCACGTTCCGCTGATCGACACCGCGCTGCGGCTGACGGCGAGCGGGGCGTACGGGGGGTAG
- a CDS encoding PucR family transcriptional regulator encodes MGPQGKIEAEITVRRALELPALRRGLPEVLAGEDRLDRAVRWVHAGEVPHIASLLKGGELLLTTGLGVGARPSEQRAFIRRLAERDIAALVVELGSRFDALPAALVDAARDCGLPLVQLHREVPYVTVTEEIHTEIINSHYSLLRRADELLRRCTDVLLRGGGAPEVLRLLAVFTGNPLCLEAPDGSPLYAAGPEGDDGPADADPLLAWEGLRETGVRIDVPGGGHGPESVRARLVLLPVNTPLAPVHRIAAERAADLLAVVMLQSRQEEVLAARGRGDFLAELAEGRISAAEAPAQARLLGFRPGADPVLPVVMRLPAALPSPGSWALLAQALREELAAPGVPVLLGVRPVEGRVPLLVALRAGQDRAALAGRIAEALRAGVVRAGLDRPSAQRPVVVVGTAGDWAAAGPGLRHAGEAAAAAQGLPEQPWYDARRLDIELLLWRMREHGEQGVLTDFVERAIGPLLAHDRGARQPLLPTLEAYLASAGRKAETARDLNVNRQTLYDRLARIAQLLGTDLDDPQTVLGLRLALRARRHTDRP; translated from the coding sequence ATGGGGCCGCAAGGGAAGATCGAAGCCGAGATCACGGTACGCAGGGCGCTGGAGCTGCCCGCGCTGCGGCGCGGTCTGCCGGAGGTGCTGGCCGGCGAGGACCGGCTGGACCGGGCGGTGCGCTGGGTGCACGCCGGCGAGGTCCCGCACATCGCCTCGCTGCTCAAGGGCGGCGAGCTGCTGCTGACCACCGGCCTCGGAGTGGGCGCCCGGCCGTCCGAGCAGCGCGCCTTCATCCGCCGGCTCGCCGAGCGCGACATCGCCGCGCTGGTGGTGGAGCTGGGCTCGCGGTTCGACGCGCTGCCCGCGGCGCTGGTCGACGCCGCGCGGGACTGCGGGCTGCCGCTGGTCCAGCTGCACCGCGAGGTCCCGTACGTCACGGTCACCGAGGAGATCCACACCGAGATCATCAACAGCCACTACTCCCTGCTGCGGCGGGCCGACGAGCTGCTGCGGCGCTGTACGGACGTACTGCTGCGCGGCGGCGGGGCCCCGGAGGTGCTGCGGCTGCTCGCCGTCTTCACCGGCAATCCGCTGTGCCTGGAGGCCCCCGACGGCAGCCCGCTGTACGCGGCGGGCCCGGAGGGCGACGACGGGCCCGCGGACGCCGATCCGCTGCTGGCCTGGGAGGGCCTGCGGGAGACCGGGGTGCGGATCGACGTGCCCGGCGGCGGGCACGGGCCCGAATCGGTCCGCGCCCGACTGGTGCTGCTGCCGGTCAACACCCCGCTCGCGCCGGTCCACCGGATCGCCGCGGAGCGGGCCGCCGACCTGCTCGCCGTCGTCATGCTCCAGTCCCGCCAGGAGGAGGTGCTCGCCGCGCGCGGGCGCGGGGACTTCCTCGCCGAGCTGGCGGAGGGCCGCATCTCCGCGGCCGAGGCCCCCGCCCAGGCCCGGCTCCTTGGGTTCCGCCCAGGTGCCGACCCGGTGCTCCCGGTGGTGATGCGGCTGCCCGCCGCGCTGCCCTCCCCCGGCAGCTGGGCGCTGCTCGCCCAGGCGCTGCGCGAGGAGCTGGCGGCGCCCGGCGTGCCCGTACTGCTCGGCGTCCGCCCCGTGGAGGGCCGGGTCCCGCTGCTGGTGGCGCTGCGGGCGGGCCAGGACCGGGCCGCGCTCGCCGGCCGGATCGCCGAGGCGCTGCGCGCCGGGGTCGTCCGCGCGGGCCTGGACCGGCCGTCCGCGCAGCGCCCGGTGGTCGTCGTCGGGACGGCGGGCGACTGGGCGGCCGCCGGCCCCGGGCTGCGGCACGCCGGGGAGGCCGCGGCAGCCGCCCAGGGGCTGCCGGAGCAACCCTGGTACGACGCCCGCCGCCTGGACATCGAGCTGCTGCTGTGGCGGATGCGGGAGCACGGCGAGCAGGGGGTGCTCACCGACTTCGTGGAGCGCGCCATCGGGCCGCTGCTCGCCCATGACCGCGGTGCCCGCCAGCCGCTGCTGCCGACCCTGGAGGCGTATCTGGCCAGCGCGGGCCGCAAGGCGGAGACCGCCCGCGATCTGAACGTGAACCGGCAGACGCTCTACGACCGGCTGGCGCGCATCGCCCAGCTGCTGGGCACGGACCTGGACGATCCGCAGACGGTGCTCGGGCTGCGGCTGGCGCTGCGGGCACGGCGGCACACGGACCGGCCGTAG
- a CDS encoding beta-1,3-glucanase family protein, which translates to MITRRSLLGGLAAGAAATAGLATAARALGAPAPAGPSAAGLPLHIVNASGAYANSSIRIYILGNDGTQQVRVTADGQLKPVALADNGPDGFTDYAIPLAANGTTTLQLPLMSGRIYTALGGRLRIKAVADGNGKPALAYPAGWVAGDPNYDVLHDCAEFTHTAGGMYCNTTMVDMFSVPLALRLTGARDQTTGTLKDGARARIFSDVKGAEGFDRLVIGDKRVIAPGHGLDSGLFGKDYLAPAIDEAWTAYASKDLTVTTDAGTFTGRVSGDRLGFTGPKAVSFAKPSTRDVLFCDGTLAAPNDGTLGPVAAVLGAALNRSTLTTHPAQPTTDPAAFYRERLTNHYAAAMHAATRDGKAYGFAFDDVAGFASYIEDPAPKELTLTLTAF; encoded by the coding sequence GTGATCACCCGTCGCAGCCTCCTCGGCGGCCTGGCCGCCGGCGCCGCCGCCACCGCCGGCCTGGCCACCGCCGCCCGCGCCCTCGGTGCCCCCGCCCCGGCCGGCCCGTCCGCCGCCGGCCTGCCGCTGCACATCGTCAACGCCTCCGGCGCCTACGCCAACTCCTCGATCCGGATCTACATCCTCGGCAACGACGGCACCCAGCAGGTCCGCGTCACCGCCGACGGGCAGCTCAAGCCCGTCGCCCTCGCCGACAACGGCCCGGACGGCTTCACCGACTACGCCATACCCCTCGCCGCCAACGGCACCACCACCCTCCAACTCCCCCTGATGTCCGGCCGGATCTACACCGCCCTCGGCGGCAGGCTCAGGATCAAGGCGGTCGCCGACGGCAACGGGAAGCCCGCGCTGGCCTACCCCGCGGGCTGGGTCGCCGGCGACCCCAACTACGACGTCCTGCACGACTGCGCGGAGTTCACCCACACCGCCGGCGGGATGTACTGCAACACCACCATGGTCGACATGTTCAGCGTGCCGCTGGCCCTGCGGCTCACCGGCGCCAGGGACCAGACCACCGGCACGCTCAAGGACGGCGCCCGCGCCCGGATCTTCTCCGACGTCAAGGGCGCCGAGGGCTTCGACCGCCTGGTCATCGGCGACAAACGCGTCATCGCACCCGGTCACGGCCTGGACAGCGGCCTGTTCGGCAAGGACTACCTCGCCCCCGCCATCGACGAGGCGTGGACCGCCTACGCCTCCAAGGACCTGACCGTCACCACCGACGCCGGCACCTTCACCGGCCGGGTCAGCGGCGACCGGCTCGGCTTCACGGGCCCCAAGGCGGTCTCCTTCGCCAAGCCCTCCACCCGCGACGTGCTCTTCTGCGACGGCACCCTCGCCGCCCCCAACGACGGCACCCTCGGCCCGGTCGCCGCCGTCCTCGGCGCCGCCCTCAACCGCTCCACCCTCACGACCCACCCCGCCCAGCCCACCACCGACCCGGCCGCCTTCTACCGGGAGCGGCTCACCAACCACTACGCCGCCGCCATGCACGCCGCGACCCGGGACGGCAAGGCGTACGGCTTCGCCTTCGACGACGTCGCCGGCTTCGCCTCGTACATCGAGGACCCCGCCCCGAAGGAGCTGACCCTCACCCTGACCGCGTTCTGA
- the recN gene encoding DNA repair protein RecN has product MRIRSLGVIDDAVVELSPGFTAVTGETGAGKTMVVTSLGLLLGGRADPALVRIGAKSAVVEGRITLAATAPAAVRAEEAGAELDDGALLISRTVSAEGRSRAHVGGRSVPVGLLGELADDLVAVHGQTDQQGLLRPARQRESLDRYAGDAVAVPLAKYTAAHRRLRAVAAELAELTTRARERSQEADLLRFGLDEIAAAEPQPGEDTELAAEAERLGHAEALASAASAAHAALAGNPEDPEGVDATTLVAGAHRALEAVRSHDPALAALAERLGEIGILMADVAGELAGYADGLDADPLRLAAVEERRAALNHLVRKYGEYGEYGKDIAAVLAWSEQSAARLAELDGDDDRIGELTAERDALRTELGELAQELTDARTASAKRFADAVTTELGELAMPHARVSVAVRQTEVSGDGEDADGIEVNGRTVVYGPAGADEVELLLAPHPGAPPRPIAKGASGGELSRVMLAVEVVFAGTDPVPTYLFDEVDAGVGGKAAVEVGRRLARLARSAQVVVVTHLPQVAAFADRQLLVEKTNDGSVTRSGVTVLEGEERVRELSRMLAGQEDSETARAHAEELLETARTGT; this is encoded by the coding sequence ATGCGGATCCGGTCCCTGGGCGTCATTGACGACGCCGTTGTCGAGCTGTCCCCGGGCTTCACGGCGGTGACCGGCGAGACCGGCGCCGGCAAGACCATGGTCGTCACCAGCCTCGGCCTGCTGCTGGGCGGGCGCGCGGACCCCGCCCTCGTGCGGATCGGCGCCAAGTCGGCGGTGGTGGAAGGCAGGATCACCCTCGCCGCCACGGCCCCCGCGGCCGTACGGGCCGAGGAGGCCGGTGCGGAGCTGGACGACGGCGCGCTGCTGATCAGCCGCACGGTCTCCGCCGAGGGCCGTTCGCGCGCGCATGTGGGCGGCCGGTCCGTACCGGTCGGCCTGCTCGGCGAACTGGCCGACGACCTGGTCGCCGTCCACGGCCAGACCGACCAGCAGGGTCTGCTGCGGCCGGCCCGCCAGCGCGAGTCCCTGGACCGCTACGCCGGGGACGCGGTCGCCGTCCCGCTCGCCAAGTACACCGCCGCCCACCGCCGGCTGCGCGCCGTCGCCGCCGAGCTGGCCGAGCTGACCACCCGGGCCAGGGAACGCTCCCAGGAAGCCGACCTGCTGCGCTTCGGCCTCGACGAGATCGCCGCCGCCGAGCCGCAGCCCGGCGAGGACACCGAACTCGCCGCCGAGGCCGAGCGGCTCGGGCACGCCGAGGCGCTGGCCTCCGCCGCGTCCGCCGCGCACGCCGCGCTGGCCGGCAACCCCGAGGACCCCGAGGGCGTCGACGCCACCACCCTGGTCGCCGGCGCGCACCGCGCGCTGGAGGCCGTCCGCAGCCACGACCCGGCGCTCGCCGCGCTCGCCGAGCGGCTCGGCGAGATCGGCATCCTGATGGCGGACGTCGCGGGCGAACTGGCGGGTTACGCGGACGGCCTGGACGCCGACCCGCTGCGGCTGGCGGCCGTCGAGGAGCGCCGCGCCGCCCTGAACCACCTGGTCCGCAAGTACGGCGAGTACGGCGAGTACGGCAAGGACATCGCGGCGGTGCTGGCCTGGTCCGAGCAGAGCGCCGCCCGGCTCGCCGAACTGGACGGCGACGACGACCGGATCGGCGAGCTGACCGCGGAACGCGACGCCCTCCGCACCGAACTGGGCGAGCTGGCACAGGAGTTGACCGACGCCCGGACCGCGTCGGCGAAGCGCTTCGCGGACGCGGTCACCACCGAGCTCGGCGAACTCGCCATGCCGCACGCCCGGGTGAGCGTCGCGGTCCGCCAGACCGAGGTGAGCGGGGATGGCGAGGACGCCGACGGCATCGAGGTGAACGGCCGCACCGTGGTCTACGGGCCGGCCGGCGCCGACGAGGTCGAACTCCTCCTCGCCCCGCACCCGGGCGCCCCGCCCCGGCCGATCGCCAAGGGCGCGTCCGGCGGTGAGCTGTCCCGGGTGATGCTCGCCGTGGAGGTCGTCTTCGCCGGCACCGACCCGGTGCCCACCTACCTCTTCGACGAGGTCGACGCGGGCGTCGGCGGCAAGGCGGCCGTCGAGGTCGGCCGGCGGCTGGCCAGGCTCGCCCGGTCGGCGCAGGTCGTGGTGGTCACCCACCTCCCGCAGGTCGCGGCCTTCGCGGACCGCCAGCTCCTGGTGGAGAAGACCAACGACGGCTCGGTCACCCGCAGCGGCGTCACGGTCCTGGAGGGTGAGGAGCGGGTCCGCGAACTGTCCCGCATGCTCGCCGGCCAGGAGGACTCCGAGACGGCCCGCGCCCACGCGGAGGAACTGCTGGAGACGGCGCGCACGGGGACATAG
- a CDS encoding NUDIX domain-containing protein — protein sequence MAIKDTPEEWTVTATTTPFTGNKTSVRTDEVVMPDGATARRDYQVHPGSVAVLALDDADRVLVLRQYRHPVRQRLWEIPAGLLDVPGENPLHAAQRELYEEAHVKAGDWRVLTDVYTTPGGCDEAVRIFLARDLSEAEGERFEVSEEEADMELARVPLADLVRGVLAGELHNNCLVVGALALSAARAGAGVDALRPADAPWPARPFEV from the coding sequence ATGGCGATCAAGGACACCCCGGAGGAGTGGACGGTCACCGCGACCACCACGCCGTTCACCGGCAACAAGACCAGCGTGCGCACCGACGAGGTCGTCATGCCGGACGGCGCCACCGCCCGGCGCGACTACCAGGTCCACCCCGGCTCGGTGGCGGTGCTCGCCCTCGACGACGCGGACCGGGTGCTCGTGCTGCGCCAGTACCGCCATCCCGTGCGCCAGCGGCTGTGGGAGATCCCCGCCGGACTGCTCGACGTCCCCGGCGAGAATCCGCTGCACGCCGCGCAGCGCGAGCTGTACGAGGAGGCGCACGTCAAGGCCGGGGACTGGCGGGTGCTGACCGACGTCTACACCACACCCGGCGGCTGCGACGAGGCCGTACGGATCTTCCTCGCCCGCGATCTGTCCGAGGCCGAGGGGGAGCGGTTCGAGGTCTCCGAGGAGGAGGCCGACATGGAGCTGGCGCGGGTGCCGCTGGCCGACCTGGTCCGCGGGGTGCTCGCCGGTGAGCTGCACAACAACTGCCTGGTCGTCGGTGCGCTGGCGCTCAGCGCGGCCCGCGCGGGCGCGGGCGTGGACGCGCTGCGGCCGGCCGACGCGCCCTGGCCGGCCCGCCCCTTCGAGGTCTGA
- a CDS encoding glycosyltransferase family 4 protein, which yields MTSTPSPAHGLSPLRTVQVLGHGSGGSAAHVRSLAEGLVARGVRVTVCATPEAEEAYGFSAAGARFVQVTPRMDPAGMAALRSACWDADLVHAHGLRAGLRASVALRGLRGPRGGRVPLVITWHTKAHTEGARARVVHLMERRVARAAAVVLGVCSDLVDRARERGARDARLAPVAIPCPRPGGAPGGPADDDPARDKERAELGAVDRPLLLAVGRLDPYQGHDLLLDAAHAWCALDPQPLLAIAGEGEQRAALQRRIDSERLPVQLLGRRDDVPELLAAADLVVLPSRWEARSLIAQEALRAGVPLVATDTGGTRELVGRAAELVRYGDATALARTVLDLLADPVRRDALAEAGRAQAAGWPSENDTVAQVLSVYDELTQPVGTVQPV from the coding sequence GTGACCAGCACCCCGTCCCCGGCGCACGGCCTGTCGCCGCTGCGCACGGTCCAGGTGCTCGGCCACGGCAGCGGCGGCAGCGCGGCGCACGTCCGTTCGCTGGCCGAAGGGCTGGTCGCGCGCGGGGTGCGGGTCACCGTCTGCGCCACCCCCGAGGCCGAGGAGGCGTACGGCTTCAGCGCGGCCGGCGCCCGGTTCGTGCAGGTCACCCCGCGGATGGACCCGGCCGGCATGGCCGCCCTGCGCAGCGCCTGCTGGGACGCCGACCTGGTGCACGCCCACGGCCTGCGGGCCGGGCTGCGCGCCTCCGTCGCGCTGCGTGGACTGCGCGGCCCCCGGGGCGGACGGGTGCCCCTGGTCATCACCTGGCACACCAAGGCGCACACCGAGGGCGCGCGGGCCCGGGTCGTGCATCTGATGGAGCGGCGGGTGGCCCGCGCCGCCGCCGTCGTCCTGGGCGTCTGCTCCGACCTCGTCGACCGGGCACGCGAGCGGGGCGCCCGCGACGCCCGGCTGGCCCCGGTCGCCATCCCGTGCCCGCGGCCCGGCGGCGCCCCCGGCGGACCCGCGGACGACGACCCGGCCCGCGACAAGGAGCGGGCCGAACTGGGCGCGGTGGACCGGCCGCTGCTGCTCGCCGTCGGCCGCCTCGACCCCTACCAGGGCCACGACCTGCTGCTGGACGCGGCGCACGCCTGGTGCGCGCTGGACCCCCAGCCGCTGCTCGCCATCGCGGGCGAGGGCGAGCAGCGGGCCGCGCTCCAGCGGCGCATCGACAGCGAGCGGCTGCCCGTCCAGCTGCTCGGCCGCCGCGACGACGTGCCCGAACTCCTCGCCGCCGCCGACCTGGTGGTGCTGCCCAGCCGGTGGGAGGCCCGCTCGCTGATCGCCCAGGAGGCGCTGCGCGCCGGGGTGCCGCTGGTGGCGACCGACACCGGCGGCACCCGCGAACTGGTCGGCCGGGCCGCGGAACTGGTCCGCTACGGGGACGCCACCGCCCTCGCCCGTACGGTGCTCGACCTGCTCGCCGACCCGGTGCGCCGCGACGCCCTCGCCGAGGCGGGTCGCGCCCAGGCCGCCGGCTGGCCCAGCGAGAACGACACGGTGGCCCAAGTGCTCAGCGTCTACGACGAGTTGACCCAGCCGGTCGGGACGGTCCAGCCGGTCTGA